The DNA region AAAGGAGATTGAAAATGCCATTGATTATTACGCATTATACAGCATTAATGCACCTTTAAATTTCGCATTGGCGCTTAAAGAAGCGTATGCCACCTTAGAAACAGCTCCCCTTGTTAGAGTTCGATATAAAAATATAAGGGCTTTAAAAATCAGAAATTTTCCATACGCACTCTATTTTACCATTGATGAAGATGAAAAGAAGATCCGGGTGTTATCGTGTTTCCACAATAAACGCCATCCGAACAAAAGACCTTGAGTGCAAGCTTAATCAAAAATAAATATTTAACAGACAGAAAATTATGTAGATCAGCTACCATAACAGCAAGGGTTTTGCCTTGCTGAGCATAGCGAAGTATCTGCAACCTATATGTTACCGCCCTTGTCCACTCGCCCTCTTTTGGCAGTGGGGTTTTGGCGTTCTGCGTCCGATAGCTATCGGATTCATCGCTTGGAGATCCTTTCGCTGCGCTCAGGATGACAAAGCTTACACACAAAAAACCACGAATTAACTCCCAATTCGTGGTTTTTTTTAATCAAGAGAAAGGCAAACCCTCTACCTTAAACCTTATCACCCTCTACCCTCTACCTTTCCCTTACCATTGTATCTGCTGATCTTCATCAGGAATCAAGGTATTTAAATCGCGTTGCATCGATAAAGTACCTTCTACCTTATACTTTAGTCGTTGGCCGGGTACTGTGGTATAATCCTCAAACTCGTAAGAAAGGTAAAGCGTGGTATAAATGTGTTTCAAATATGGGAGCTTTGCATCCATTGCCTCGTCTCTTGTATAATAAGATTGCGTTGCGCCCACCTTGAATTTGTTATTCGCGGTATTATCGCTCCAGATTTCCAGCTTTTTCTTTTGGACATCTAATTTCTCATCGGTAAATTTAATAAACACCTTATAGTTTTTACGGTCGAGGTAATCAATATCTCTGATGCCGGCATACAGAAATATGGTTTTATCATCTACAACAAAAGTTCTGTGGGTATTTAAGGTTAGCGGTTCGGTATCTCCGTCGAGGTATATTTTATACAAGGTGCCGCCATATTCGCCAGAGTAATCGTTAAAAGGTGTGATGCGCAACATTGTTCGCCGATAATACTTGTTCGGGTTGGCCTGATAATCGTATGAGGGATCGCTTAAAATTTGTAAGGGGAGCACCCATTTGTCGGCCTGATCGAGATTTCCCAGGGTAAAATCGATGGGTACCGTAACGGTGCTTACTCCGGCAGGTACGTTTACTGTTTGGGGCATAGCATAATAATTTGTACTCAATTGCTTGAAATACAACTCCTGGCGGTGGCCATATTGCTCCTGATTTAATTTCGCCAGTGTATCGGGGTCTAAACCGATATGGATGGTTCGATCTTTTACGTTGGCTGTTGAGCCACTAATGATAACCGGCAAATTATATCGCAATTTACCCTGTGCATTATAACGGAT from Pedobacter endophyticus includes:
- a CDS encoding type II toxin-antitoxin system RelE/ParE family toxin is translated as MVYKIVVSPRAQKEIENAIDYYALYSINAPLNFALALKEAYATLETAPLVRVRYKNIRALKIRNFPYALYFTIDEDEKKIRVLSCFHNKRHPNKRP
- a CDS encoding DUF4973 domain-containing protein, with the protein product MKKNLYFLFLLIATAAGFVSCNDEWKEEQYVQMASFKSDPTAQGVTWCYIRYNAQGKLRYNLPVIISGSTANVKDRTIHIGLDPDTLAKLNQEQYGHRQELYFKQLSTNYYAMPQTVNVPAGVSTVTVPIDFTLGNLDQADKWVLPLQILSDPSYDYQANPNKYYRRTMLRITPFNDYSGEYGGTLYKIYLDGDTEPLTLNTHRTFVVDDKTIFLYAGIRDIDYLDRKNYKVFIKFTDEKLDVQKKKLEIWSDNTANNKFKVGATQSYYTRDEAMDAKLPYLKHIYTTLYLSYEFEDYTTVPGQRLKYKVEGTLSMQRDLNTLIPDEDQQIQW